Part of the Schistocerca americana isolate TAMUIC-IGC-003095 chromosome 5, iqSchAmer2.1, whole genome shotgun sequence genome, GCACTAGCCAACAGATGACGAGCAAGGTGAGATACACATGTGACCACCTGCAGATTTTTTGTGAGTTTAGCTTAAAGCATGCTGTACCCacacacctgatttttgaacctctCTATTGCTTGTAAATGTAACATCATGGTGGAATTGTCACAGTTCATCACTTTTGCCAGTTCTCGATAACAATGACGCCGATAAATGAGGGTTAATGCGTTTAATCGATCTACTCCTAGATAAAGGATACTATGGAGACCACTTCCTGTTTCACATCCTGTTTTGGTTGAACGGTATGGGCGAAGGGCTGTATCCCTTTTtaagccctttttaatccgagcactacgCTTTTGGCGTTATATTCTAATTCTtatctcttggttcttgcacatattgtatagtaTCCATCTTTGCCCATGGTCTActtatattttcctcagaatttagaccatcttgcatcattttacattatgGAACGCTATTTTAGGTATAGAAACTCTATCAATGTTTCTACATTTTTCTTAAGATTTCCTTCCATAATCAACCCAACTTtagaactgcctccctggtgcgAAACTGACTGTTACCTAACGAAaactcaattttctgttccattcttcttttTAATATTCTTGTAAGAAATTTTTATGCAGTAATTGTCGCACTTACCTTTCTGTCTTCTACATTACGTGGTCGCCATTTGTCCAAAAGCCTGAAGGTATCTCTCCGGGGTTTTAGATGCCACAAacgaacttgaatagtcgtttggttgccccttccccctcctctcccttcccacaaatgatttcagaaataaccaagCCGGATAGCGCAatagttagcacactgcactcgcattcggaagacgacggtccaaacccgcgttcggccatccatatttaggttttccgtgatttctcataGTCTGTTAAGGCAAATGTCTGGATGGTTACTTGGGAagaggtttgggttgtttgggggaagagaccaaactgcgaggtcatcggtctcatcggcttaggaaaggactgggaaggaagtcagccgtgccctttcgaaagaaccatctcggcatttgcctggagcgatttagggaaatcacggaaaacctaaatcaggacggccggatgcgggattgaaccgtcgtcctcccgaatgtcctTGGGAAGAACACCGCCACTTTCTTTCTCCGTACTTCCTAAgtccgagcatgtgctccgtctctaaggaaCTCATTGTTGACGGGACATTGATCTCGTCCTCCATTTCGGAAATTCCGAATGAGTGTTAACCATTTCTTCTGCCTGGTTTCGTTGCAATTCTTCCAATGGCCTATTAAACTATGTCTTCCAATTCGATTGCCATTTCTTCATCAATCATGTCGTCAGAAACTCCTCgccatcatagaggccttcaatgaggTCTGTGACCTATATCTCATCTGCACTTAAGAGGAGAATTGTCGATTTACTATTAATGTTGAttaccttgtttttaatttcatttaattgaGTTAATATCAAAGGTCTATTATTGACACGCGGTCATTACCATCTGATAATGATTTTTCGGTCTATCTAAGTTGTGACGACTGACATCTGAGGAGTTTTCATATCGAGTACGATAACATCATGAAGTATTGTCGTGCAGTGATCATACAAAATTATCTAAGGGAAGGCGCGTGACTACTCTTAATGTAGAACACCTATTTATGGAGGAGATTTTTATCAGCGTTAATGAGTCCGTCCCGCCGTGAAAAATAAGAAGAGCAATACAGGAGTGTACGTAGCACGCTTGTGGTCCACCATGCTCCGTACGCTCATTGTAACCGTGTGCGTGTTAGCTCATGGTCTGGCGTTGCCCACCAGGGCGCGGCCCGTGTTCCTTGGCCGGGGTCGGGTCATCGGAGGCAGTGATGCCAGCATCTCTGACTACCCTTACCAGGCATCGCTGCTGCAAGATGGCTCCCATTTCTGCGGCGCTTCCATCATTAGCGGGACCTGGACTCTCACTGCCGCCCACTGCGTCTTGCGTACGTCCGCGAGCAGGCTGGGCATGCGCGTAGGCACGACGACGCGTGAAAGCGGCGGCAGCGTTCACAGCGCGTCCTCTGTTACGTCGCACGAGAGTTACAACTTATACACGACATCGCAGTAGTGCAGGTGAGTCTGCTCTGTTGCATTTATTCTCTTGCAGTTGCGAACGATGCGAATATGTTGGTGGAAagggtttatacactactggccattgaaattgctacactacgaagaggacgtgctacaggcgcgaaatttaaccggcaggatgaagatgctgtgatatgcaaatgattagctattcagagcattcacacaaggttggcgccggtggcgacacctacaacgtcctgacttGAGGAAAGATTGCAACCGCTTTATCATACTCAGACATCAGTTgaacagcgttgcctggtgaaacgttgttgcgatgcctcgtgtgaggaggtgccatcaagtttccgacttagataagggtcggattgtagcctatcgcgattgcggtttatcctatcgcgacattgctgctcccgttggtcgagatcgaacgactgttagcagaatatggaatcggtgggttcaggagggtaatacggaacgccgtgctggatcccaacggcctcgtatcactagcagtcgagttgacaggcatcttatccgtatggctgtagcggatcgtgcagctacatctcgatccctgaggcaacagatggggacgtttgcaagacaacaaccacctgcatgaacagttcgacgtcgtttgcagcagcatggactatcagctcagagaccatggctgcggttacccttgacgctgcatcacagacagcacacgtttcggtcacctcttgttcgcattggcggcacattgaacagtggacgttacatttcagatgtgttacgacccgtggctctacccttcattcgatccccgcgaaaccctacatttaagcaggataatgcagaccgcatgttgcaggtcctttctggatacagaaaatgttcgacagctgccctggccagcacattctccagatacctcaccaattgaaaacgtctggtcaatggtggccgaggaactggctcgtcacaattcgccagtcattactcttgatgaactgtggtatcgtgttgaagctgcatgggcagctgtacctgtacacgccattcaagctctgtttgactcaatgcccaggcgtatcaaggccgttattacggccacaggtggttgttctggatactgatttctcaggatctatgcacccaaactgcatgaaagtgcatcacatgtcagttcgtgtgtaatatatttgtccgatgaatacccgtgtatcatcttcatttcttcttggtgtagcaattttaatggccagtagtgtacatccaggCCATGAcacaaaaaaacgacgcaccatgagggaattatctgaatggggtggaaatcggtaaatgtgatgcacCTGCGcaggaaaacaaatgattacaatttcagaaaaattcgaggGAAGGAGCTGCACcagttgagcaaatcaataacatgttggtccatcTCTGAGCCTTACGCAAACAGTTTTTCGGCTTGGAACTGACTGAATGACAGTTTTTGGGTAtagtcctgagagatatcgtgccacaaTCTGTCAAACTGACTTTACAGATTGTCAAAAATCCCGAGATGTTCGGAAAGCCCTGCACATAACGTTGCCAACGTTCAAATTTGGGCTTCATGCTGGCCAATAtcgggtttagcaagcacgaaggaaagcagtagaaactctcgtcgtttgTTGGTGAGCATAATTTTACTGAAATCCAAGCGCAGGGTAGGTTACTATGAAGGGTAAAAAGGTGGGGGGTACAATTTCGTTGACATACCACTGTACTGCAAGGgagctgcagatgacaaccaaaggagttctCTTATGAAAAGGGCGCCCCAGTCCATGACTCCTGGTGGTGATATggtggcgacagtcaggttggtatcccactgccacCTGGGATGTCTCCATAACGTCTTCGGCCTGGAGTGTCGTTGACTTGAGTGGAACTGTCTTGAGCTCCACTTCCAACTGacccctgatgaccagcgaagtcCGGTCTGGGATTGCCTCTGACGGCAGTGGAATACCATCCTGTCTGTCATCTGGcatgcggcccgacaaccaggCGTGATGGTCTGCAGTGTCACTTCTATTCACTGCTGGAACCCTTTGGTTTACATCCGCAACCCCCTTAAAACACAACGGTACGTCAAGATATTCTGAACTCCCTTTCGCTGCTCTTCCTGGTAAGCCATCCTACGCTTGCTTTcttcaagataatgcccgctcgtacacggcgagagtttctactgtctgTCTTCGTGGTTGCTAAACCCTACTTTGGCCTGAAAGGTCGGATGGCGACTTTGCACTCTGCGTCTCTCTTCGTGTTTTTCGATAGGAGTGAGCTATGTGCCGGCACTGTGATTCACCGTCCCCATTTACTTCGTTGATGGCAACGTAAACCTCACTACGCTATATAAACACCCATCACAGTCACCCATAAGACAAAGATGCAGACTGGACACTTCATAACAGGTCTGAGGAGGGTAGCGGCaagccacctccactaggacctttccATGAGTGGACTGCTGAGTTTGCTTCCCCTACATTCACCCCTTGAGTACGTGACACTACATACATACAAAACGAGAACTCACTgataaatttattacttttctggTGTGGTTATTACATCATAAAAATCATTCAATCAGTATGCCATGTCACTATAATGAAAGGTCTTGATGGAGGGAAGAGGAGACGGGAGTAGGTACAGCGAGCCCAGAAGGGCAGGGATTGCCGGCTCTCGGTAAGCACAGGCCCCGTAACCGTGGCGGGAACTAGCCAATACCTAGCCCGTTCGGTGAGGAATCCTGGACCGGAGGCTGAAGGGCAACCGCTGGTTCTAGCAGAGAGCGCTGAGAGAACGTTGGCTTGGCCCCTGGCTATACAGATCCATGGCATGGTATAGCATTCAGacctgctgaccactcagctaaagaAGTGGGAACACTTACAGCGGTGACCATTTCGAAGACCGGCTGTGCCAACATACTCAGTCGGGACGGATTACCATCTTTTATTTACGAGATGGCAGATCTTGGGGGTGGGAGCTGGCATTACGTGCAAGGCCTCCCATGGGCCACATCGTCTCGAAACTTCGATTATCTCACTAGTAATTGTTGCCACTGGCGTTGCGTAGGTACTGAGACAGCGGGTGTCGGGGAGCGCCTGGATTACGGTATCCGTCTCGTGCTTGTTCTCGCGCGTCTACAATGTGCGAATATTAGAGTCTTGCCTTGGGGGAGCATACGCTGTGCTGGTGATAAGCTTCATTTCTTAAGCATACTTGCTGAAGGCTTACTTAACTTCATGGGAGagcctctctgtaataaaaaaatgcaCTGGAGGGCGTTAGTAGGACTGCAGTAATATTTATTTCTTAAAAGGCAAACTTCGCAAACTATGTTACGTAAATAAAGAACAGTGAAAAGACACAAGACATTACAACAAATGTGCAAAAGATAAAAATATAGTAATAAACAGCTGATAATCATAACGAAAATAACAGAAAATTCATAATTGGATATTAAAATTGTTAATATTGTCAATGGTATCTGGTGTCACCACcagaaaatcattctgatatctcTCATGTATGGTCATCTTATGTGTTGGACGGGAACTGTGATGTTCCACTCATGGAACGTAGGGTAGCTCAACAGTAGAACACTTGCACACAAAAAATAGGTCTCAGGTTGAAGTCTGGGTCCGGCAGAGAGTTTTAAGATGCCATGAAGTTTTACATCTTCCACAGTTGGCCTTTTCTAGTTGACCGTGTCTCACGTAGCAGTCGTGAACTGACTGGTGTAGTTAACTAGCACGGCATTTCTCGATGTTCAGTTGGACTCTTTTGAGCCTATCACATGTTGGGTTGAAATTAATGGTTGTCAGGTTTTCATTAATTCCCTTATTTATTGGTATCTGTGGGTTTTGAAGAACCGTGTGCTATGAAACAAGTGCAGTAAATCTTCGTGTGGCAGAATGTGGGATATGGCTTACAAAAGGTAGACGGAGGGCTCTCTGTACCTCTAATTGTGGCCCATATTTAATACACAATGTTGTTCACTTGGACATAGACCAGTTTCACACGTTGACTGTTTAGGCAGTCCAGTACATAATAGTCCACCGGGACGCTGCAGAATTTCCGCAAAGTCCCtaaaaattttgtagtttgttgTTTCTGCTCCTGTTGTAGTTTGCAGCTTTCAGACGTTCAGCGAAGCATGGTCTTGTATCCAGGTTAAGATTGAAATTTTTCCCGGGTTTTTAAATTGTCATTTATAGCGAAAGACGTATAATAGAAGTCAGTGAATGCTCCGGTCAAAGTATTACCTGGATAATAGCTAAAACGGAGCACTAGTAACCCACATTTGTTATGGTTGTGCAAAGCCCCGCGGCGATCATTTCATTAGAGTTACGTGCAGTATATCTCCACATTCTGGTTCTGTAGTCATATAACTCTACAAAATCAAGATGAGTTTTTAGTCTGAGATACTCGATGCCAAAGCAGCTATTCTCAGGGTCTACCGAATGTTCACTAAAGAATACGTAAGGTTTGCATAGAAGTCATGTATCAAAAGGCACCGAAAGACA contains:
- the LOC124616500 gene encoding serine protease hepsin-like, coding for MLRTLIVTVCVLAHGLALPTRARPVFLGRGRVIGGSDASISDYPYQASLLQDGSHFCGASIISGTWTLTAAHCVLRTSASRLGMRISDSFPLGATEQVVSLAAANYDPPGGLAATLTGWGSVQFNGGVVDTLQKVDLSVMDRQACQS